The Macaca mulatta isolate MMU2019108-1 chromosome 19, T2T-MMU8v2.0, whole genome shotgun sequence sequence AAAACTGACAGTGGACCTGCTTATGTTAGTCATGCTTTCCAAATTTTTTACAATTGTGGGCAATCAATCATAAAACAGGAATTCCATACAATTCCTGAGGGCAAGGCATTATTGAGCGGGCACACCAAACACTACAACGTatgctgaaaaaacaaaaagggagaaTAGGAGACCAATTACCACCTCAAACAAAATTACATTTAGCCTTGTTTACTactattgtttttttttggtttttttttttttttttttgagacggagtcttgctctgttgcccaggctggagtgcagtggccggatctcagctcactgcaagctcctcctcccgggtttacggcattctcctgcctcagcctccggagtagctgggactacaggtacccgccaccgcgcccggctaatttttgtatttttagtagcagcagggtttcaccgtggtcttgatctcctgaccttgtgatccacccgccttggcctcccaaagtgctgggattacaggcatgagccaccgcgcccggctgccttGTTTACTTTAAATTGTTTGACTCCTGGTATGGAGGGCAAGACTCCAGCAGAACGACACTGGCAAGTGCTAGAGGAAAAGAGGCAAGTTTATCCAAAAGTGTTATGGAAATCCCTGGAAGAGGGACAATGGAAAGGTCCGGTGGATTTGCTGACGTGGGGACGAGGGTATGCTTGTGTTTTACAGGAGATGGACAAACCGTGTGGGTGCCCTCCAGGTGTGTGTGACCATGGAATGGGAGACCAGAGGGATCCATGGTATTCAACCATGGGCCTGTTCCCTCCAGTACGAGCCATGAGCCAGCGGAATCTGAATGCGAAGACAGAACGAGGGCCGACCGGAGTCACAATGACAGCCAACCCCATAACatggggacagatcaagaaaaCCACACAGGAAGCTGAGAAACTGCTGGAGCGCCAGGGTCAGGCAAAAACCCCTGACTCCATGTTCTTGGC is a genomic window containing:
- the LOC106994875 gene encoding uncharacterized protein LOC106994875; protein product: MDKPCGCPPGVCDHGMGDQRDPWYSTMGLFPPVRAMSQRNLNAKTERGPTGVTMTANPITWGQIKKTTQEAEKLLERQGQAKTPDSMFLAMLAVVSCASIGSGEPPTSN